DNA from Actinoplanes sp. SE50/110:
GGCGACGACCTGGACGCGGTCCGCCGGTGCACCGACCTCCTCGGCCGGTTGGAGCGGCAGCTCACCGCCGACGAGCCCTGACCCGCGGACGGCTCAGCTGAGGCGGGCCTCGTCCGCCTTGTCGTACGGGCGGATGTCGGCCAACCGGCCCGCGCGCAGCTTCGTCGGCCAGGCCGGCTCGGAGAGCAGGGCGCGTCCCAGGCCGACCAGGTCGAACTCGCCGCGTTCGAAGAGCTCGAGCAGCGGCGCGACGCTGAGGGTCGGTGCCGGCTCCTCGGTCTCGCCGCGGAAGGCCTGCGCGACCCCGACCGAGCCGATCGCCACGACCGGCAGCCCGGTCACCTTCCTGGTCCAGCCGGCGAGGGTCAGCGGCGAACCCTCGAAGGCCGCCGTCCAGTACCGCCGGGTGGAGACGTGCAGGCCGGTGACCCCGGCGTCGACCAGCGGGGCGAGGATCTGCTCCAGCTCACCGGGGGTGTCGGCGATCCGCGCGTCGAAATGGGTGCCCTTCCACTGCGAGAACCGGAACAGCACCGGGAAGTCCGGTCCGACGGTCGCCCGGACCGCGGCGACCACCTCGGCGCCGAGCCGGGCCCGGTTGGCGAGGCTGCCGCCGTACCCGTCGCCGCGGTGGTTGGTGCCCGCCCAGAGGAACTGGTCCAGCAGGTAGCCGTGTGCTCCGTGCAGCTCCACGCCGTCGAAGCCGGCGAGCTGCGCGTCGCGGGCCGCGGTGGCGAACGCGGCCACCACCGCGTCCAGGTCGGCGGTGGTCGCGGGTTCGCCGACCACGGTGCCGTCGGCGCGCCGGCCGGACGGGCTCAGCACCGGCGCCTCGGGGTGCGGCGGGGCGCCCGCGGCCCGGGTGGCGCCGAGGTGCCACAGCTGCGGCACGATCCGGCCGCCGGCCGCGTGGACGGCCTCGGCGACGGCCCGCCAGCCGGCCAGCGCGTCCGCGCCGTAGAAGCGCGGGACCCGGTCGCTGGACCCGGCCGACGGGTGGTCGACGTAGGTGCCCTCGGTGACGATCAGCCCGACGTGCGGGGCGCGCCGCGCGTAGTAGGCCGCGACATCCTCGCCGGGAACCCCACCGGGCGAGAACTGCCGCGTCATCGGCGCCATCACGAAGCGGTTGGCAAGATCGATATCGCCGATCTTGTACGGGGTGAACAGCGGCGCCGGATCGATAGTCACACCACGCTCAAGACCGGTGGGCGCGCCCTTAATCCGGATGTGGCGCATGTCATATTTCTCCTATCGGCTTCAGGGGCGCAGATACCGGAGGACGGCGAGGACCCGGCGATGGTCGGAGTCGGTGTGCGGAAGATCCAGCTTGGTGAAGATGCTGCCGATGTACTTCTCCACCGCGCTGTGACTGACCCTCAGCTCGCCGGCGATGCCGTTGTTGGACCGGCCCTCGGCCATCAGCCGCAGCACCTCCGACTCCCGGGGGGTGAGCCGCTGCAGCGGGTCGGCCCGATGCCGCACGAGCAGCTGGGCGACCACCTCGGGGTCGAGCGCGGTACCGCCGGCGGCGACCCGGCGCATGGCGGCCAGGAAGTCCGGCACGTGTGCCACCCGGTCCTTCAGCAGATAGCCGACGCCGCTGGTCCGGACGGACAGCAGGTCGGTGGCGTACCGCTCCTCGACGAACTGGGACAGCACGACGACGGCGACGGCCGGGAACTCGTGATGGATGACCAGGGCGGCCCGGATGCCCTCGTCGGTGTGCGACGGTGGCATCCGGACGTCGACGAGCGCCACATCGGGCCGGTGCGCCGCTACCGCGCGCAGCAGCTCGACGGCGTCGGCGACCGCCTCGACGACGTCGAAACCGCCGTCGGTGAGCAGTTTGGTCAGACCGGCCCGCAGCAGCACCGAATCCTCGGCGATCACGATCCGCACGGCAACTCCACGGTGATCGTGGTCGGCCCGCCGGTCGGGCTGTGCAGCGCGAACGTCCCGTCGACGGCGGCCGCACGCCGGGCCAGTCCGACCAGCCCGGTGCCGTCGCCGCCGGTGGTCGCGCCACCCCGGCCGTCGTCGGTGACGACGACCCGGAGCCGGTCGGCGGCGCGTTCGACGATCACCTCGGCGCGGGTGGCGCCGGCATGCTTGCTGACGTTGGTGAGCGCCTCGGAGACGACGAAGTAGGCGATCGCCTCGACCACCGGCGAGCACCGCGCCGGCACGTCGACGAGCAGCCGGACCGGCAGCGGGGCCCGGGCGGCGATGCCGGACAGCGCCGCGTCCAGCCCGCGGTCGTCGAGCACGGCGGGATGCAGCCCCCGGACGAACTCGCGCATCTCGGCGAGCGCCTGAACGGCCTCGTCGTGGGCGTCCTCGATCGCCCGCATCGCCGGCCCGGATGTCCCGGCGAGGGTGGCGCGGGCCATGCCCAGGTTCATCGCGAGCGACACCAGCCGCTGCTGGGCGCCGTCGTGCAGGTCGCGTTCGATCCTGCGGCGTTCGGCGTCGGTCGCGGCGACGACGTCGGCCCGGCTCCGGGCCAGCGACTCCACCCGCATCGACAGCTCCGCCCGGCGGCCGGGGCCGAGCAGGGCGCGCGCCAGGGCCGTGTCGGCGCGGGCCACCCGGGCGGCCGTCCAGGGCGCCACGAGCACCAGAACGGCGAACGCCACGCCGGTGAAGCAGGCCAGCAGGTGATAGGCGATCTGCCGCCCGCGGGCCGGCCGGACCGGCGGTGGGATGTCGGCGCCGAGCAGCACCCGGAACCGCCGCCGCTGCACCCCGGTCAGGCGCCGCGCGGCCTCCGGTGCCAGCCCCGGCGCGACCACGGCGAGCAGCACGAACCCGGCAGTCGCCGGCCAGTCGCCGGGGCCGGCGTACAGCAGGCTCCAGCCCGCGCAGTAGACGGCGCCAACCGGCAGCACGCCGGTCAGCGCGAGACCGAGCACGCCGAGCGGCAGGCCCGCGAGCGTGTGGACGGCAACCCGCCAGGTGCGGGCCGCGCCGGCCGGCACCGTCCGGGAGTTCCCCACTTCCGCCGCTGTCATGTGATCAAGGTAAACACCGTCCGGCGCCGTGGCGACGGGGCCACCCGCCGGTCCGGGGTGCGGAAAACCCCACCCCGGACCGGCTGCCCGCCCCACCGACACCGCGTCGCGCGTCCGGCAGCGTGATGGGCATGCTGGAACCGACCACAAACACCGACACCACGGCTGCGGTACGCCCCCTGCGCCGCCGTACGCTGCTCACCGCGACCCTCGCCGCCGGGATCGGCCTGGCCGCGGGCATCGGACCCGCTGTCCCCGCCGCTGCCCGTCGTCGGTCGACCGGGGGATACGTCCTGCCCGCGCCGACCGGCACCGCCGGGGTCGGCACCGTCGCCCTGCACCTGCGGGACACGAGCCGCATCGATCCGTGGGTGCCCGGTCGCCGGGCCCGGGAGATCATGATCCAGATCTGGTATCCGGCCCGGGACCTTCGCGGCCATCTGCCGGAGCCGTGGCTGTCACCCGGCGCGGTGCCGCATTTCGCCGAGACCTTCGGCCTGCCCGCCGACCGGATCCTGAGCACCCGCACGCACGGCCGGACCGGGGCGCCGGTCCTGCGCAGGACCGGCGGTCACCCGGTGCTGCTGTATTCACCGGGCCTGGGCGGCGATCGCGGCACCGGTACCGTCCTCGTCGAGGAACTGGCCGCCCACGGCTACCTCGTCGTGACCATCGATCACACCCACGACGCCTCCGAGGTCGAGTTCCCCGGCGGGCGGGTCGAGGTCGCCGCCCTCCCGCCGGATCTCACCGACGAGGTCGTCGTCCAGGCCGCCGCCGTCCGTGCCGCCGACACCCGGTTCGTCCTCGACCAGCTGGCCGTCCTCGACGCCGGTGGCCATCCGGACGTCGGCCGCCGGCGGCTGCCGGACGGTCTGCGCGGCGCGTTCGACCTGCACCGCATCGGCATGTTCGGTCATTCCCTCGGTGGCAGCACCGCCGCCGCCGTGATGCACGACGATCGCCGCGTCAAGGCCGGCGTCAACCTGGACGGCACCTTCGTCGGCCCCGCCGCGGCCGGTGGTTCGACCCGGCCGTTCCTGCTGGTCAGCAGCGACCACGGGCCCGGCGCCGAGGATCCCACCTGGAACACGTTCTGGGCCGCCCACCGCGGCTGGAAGCGCCAGCTGAGACTGCGCGACTCGGTCCACGGGTCGTTCAACGACGGCATCGCCCTCTATCCCCAGGCCGGCACCGAGATCGGGCTCACCCCGCAACAGCTGGCGGACCTGGTCGGAACCCTCGACCCGGCACGATCCATCGGGATCCAGCGCACCTATCTGCGCGCCTTCTTCGACCGGCACCTGCGAGGCCGGGACGGTCGCCTGCTCGCCGCCCCGGACCCGCGTTACCCGGAGATCGACTTCGTCCGGTGACGAGGCTTCGCCCACGGCGGGGTGGCCGGTCCCGGGGAGAGCGGCTGCGGTTCGTTCTTCAGCGCGTCCGCGCGGTGCCGATAACCATGCGGCATGGACAGCCGCCCCGGCGGCTCGCGTGAGGGGTTCCAGGAAGGGACGGGCACGGCATGAGTGCGACGTGGGAGCAGCCGCAGCCGTGGGCTGTGCCACTGGTCAGTGTGTCGCTCGGTGGCGGTGAGGCGCGCACCTGCCGGGTCACCCGGCAGGCCGACGGCACCCTGCGCCTCGGGCTGACCGGGTTCGCGATGATCGGGGTCGACGCCACGCTGCTGTGGACCCAGAACAATCGCGGGTGCAGCATCGACGGCACGGTGATCGCCCCGCCGGCCGGCAGCCTCCCCGGCGTCTACCTGCGGGTGGACGGGGCGGCCGGCGGCATCCAGCGGCGGCGGACCGAGCGGGTGCGGGTGCAGTTGCCGGCCGCGGTGCGGCTGCCGTCCGGACAGCTGTTCCCCGGCCGGACGGTCGACCTGTCGGCCGGTGGGGCGCACGTGACCGTCGACCTGGAGGAGATCGGCGACGAGGCGCTGATCCGGCTCGTCGAGGACCTGGAACGCGACGTCCTGATCGAGGTGCAGATCGGGCTGCCGGACGGGCTGGCCGGGATCACCTGTCAGGTCCGGGCCGGCGGCGACGAGCCGGGCGACGTGCGCCTGCTGTTCATCAACATGAACCCCGAGGTCCGGGCCCGGGTCGTCCGGTTCGTCGAGGCGAGTGCCCCGGCCGTGGTCGGCTGATCAGGCCCGGGCGGCGGCCGGTGCGGCGCCGCGCCGGCCCAGGGCGGGCGCGATCAGCCGTACCGTGTCGTGCAGGATCTGCTCGTAGTCGTCGCGGCGGAATTCGTACGGCAGCTCCAGCCTCAGCTCCGACACCCGGGCCAGCACCGGGTCGGCGGTGAGCCGCTCGACGATCTCCGCGGCCGGGCCGACGAGGTCGGGGGCGAACAGGATCCGCCGCTCGCCCTGTGGCTTGCCGGTGCGGTCGTGACGGCTCGCCGCGTACGCCCGATAGCGGTCCCGGGTGGTCCGATCGGCACTGTCGGTCGGCACGATCACCCGGCCGATCGCGACCCGGGCCGGCCGGCCCGGCGCGACGTCGCGCCGGTATTCCTCGAGCAGGTGCAGCTGGGCGGCGGCGAAGTCGTCGTGCCGCTCGCCGGCGACGATGTTGCCGCTGAGCAGGTTCAGGCCGTTCGCCCCGGCCCAGCGGGCCGACGTGGCGCTGCCCACGCCGTACCAGAGCCGGTCGATCAGACCCGGATTGTGCGGCTGCAGCCGGGGCCGCTGGGTGTTGCCCGGCGACCGGATCACCGTATCCGGCCCGCCCAGGTAGTCCCCGCGCAGGTTGTCGGCCAGGCGGGCGATCCGCCCGTGCGACAGGTCGAAGCCGCGCCAGTCGCCGTCGAACACCAGCGGCCCGAGGAGCTCGGCGTGCGGCGGGGTC
Protein-coding regions in this window:
- a CDS encoding PilZ domain-containing protein, coding for MSATWEQPQPWAVPLVSVSLGGGEARTCRVTRQADGTLRLGLTGFAMIGVDATLLWTQNNRGCSIDGTVIAPPAGSLPGVYLRVDGAAGGIQRRRTERVRVQLPAAVRLPSGQLFPGRTVDLSAGGAHVTVDLEEIGDEALIRLVEDLERDVLIEVQIGLPDGLAGITCQVRAGGDEPGDVRLLFINMNPEVRARVVRFVEASAPAVVG
- a CDS encoding sensor histidine kinase, translated to MTAAEVGNSRTVPAGAARTWRVAVHTLAGLPLGVLGLALTGVLPVGAVYCAGWSLLYAGPGDWPATAGFVLLAVVAPGLAPEAARRLTGVQRRRFRVLLGADIPPPVRPARGRQIAYHLLACFTGVAFAVLVLVAPWTAARVARADTALARALLGPGRRAELSMRVESLARSRADVVAATDAERRRIERDLHDGAQQRLVSLAMNLGMARATLAGTSGPAMRAIEDAHDEAVQALAEMREFVRGLHPAVLDDRGLDAALSGIAARAPLPVRLLVDVPARCSPVVEAIAYFVVSEALTNVSKHAGATRAEVIVERAADRLRVVVTDDGRGGATTGGDGTGLVGLARRAAAVDGTFALHSPTGGPTTITVELPCGS
- a CDS encoding LLM class flavin-dependent oxidoreductase, translated to MELGTAVIPIGYESPFRLAEDLSLADVLSRGRLQAGFSAGTPPHAELLGPLVFDGDWRGFDLSHGRIARLADNLRGDYLGGPDTVIRSPGNTQRPRLQPHNPGLIDRLWYGVGSATSARWAGANGLNLLSGNIVAGERHDDFAAAQLHLLEEYRRDVAPGRPARVAIGRVIVPTDSADRTTRDRYRAYAASRHDRTGKPQGERRILFAPDLVGPAAEIVERLTADPVLARVSELRLELPYEFRRDDYEQILHDTVRLIAPALGRRGAAPAAARA
- a CDS encoding response regulator transcription factor gives rise to the protein MRIVIAEDSVLLRAGLTKLLTDGGFDVVEAVADAVELLRAVAAHRPDVALVDVRMPPSHTDEGIRAALVIHHEFPAVAVVVLSQFVEERYATDLLSVRTSGVGYLLKDRVAHVPDFLAAMRRVAAGGTALDPEVVAQLLVRHRADPLQRLTPRESEVLRLMAEGRSNNGIAGELRVSHSAVEKYIGSIFTKLDLPHTDSDHRRVLAVLRYLRP
- a CDS encoding hydrolase — its product is MLEPTTNTDTTAAVRPLRRRTLLTATLAAGIGLAAGIGPAVPAAARRRSTGGYVLPAPTGTAGVGTVALHLRDTSRIDPWVPGRRAREIMIQIWYPARDLRGHLPEPWLSPGAVPHFAETFGLPADRILSTRTHGRTGAPVLRRTGGHPVLLYSPGLGGDRGTGTVLVEELAAHGYLVVTIDHTHDASEVEFPGGRVEVAALPPDLTDEVVVQAAAVRAADTRFVLDQLAVLDAGGHPDVGRRRLPDGLRGAFDLHRIGMFGHSLGGSTAAAVMHDDRRVKAGVNLDGTFVGPAAAGGSTRPFLLVSSDHGPGAEDPTWNTFWAAHRGWKRQLRLRDSVHGSFNDGIALYPQAGTEIGLTPQQLADLVGTLDPARSIGIQRTYLRAFFDRHLRGRDGRLLAAPDPRYPEIDFVR
- a CDS encoding NADH:flavin oxidoreductase, encoding MTIDPAPLFTPYKIGDIDLANRFVMAPMTRQFSPGGVPGEDVAAYYARRAPHVGLIVTEGTYVDHPSAGSSDRVPRFYGADALAGWRAVAEAVHAAGGRIVPQLWHLGATRAAGAPPHPEAPVLSPSGRRADGTVVGEPATTADLDAVVAAFATAARDAQLAGFDGVELHGAHGYLLDQFLWAGTNHRGDGYGGSLANRARLGAEVVAAVRATVGPDFPVLFRFSQWKGTHFDARIADTPGELEQILAPLVDAGVTGLHVSTRRYWTAAFEGSPLTLAGWTRKVTGLPVVAIGSVGVAQAFRGETEEPAPTLSVAPLLELFERGEFDLVGLGRALLSEPAWPTKLRAGRLADIRPYDKADEARLS